The DNA sequence GAAGAACCAAAAACCAATCCCTCACCATTAAAATTACCATCATAGACAGATGACAACAGTGAAGAATCAAGAACAAACTGACCAAAACACTAGAACAAAACCTCAGGTAGGTTTCAAGTCCTGGAACATGGTATCCCACCTGATCTCTTCAACCCCGGTAGACCAGTACCCGTCATCATCTGCGTCCATCTTCTCCTCCTTTCGAACATCGTACACCACCGGACTCGAAAAACCGTCGCCGTGAGGCTGCCCGGAAACCACCACAGGACTATTACCAGCTGTACCATTTGTGAGCAACAACCTGGTGCCTTGTACTTGTTTGGTCGCCCCCAACTTCTTGTTCCTCTTCAGCATGGCTCCTCTAAACCTCGACTTGTAATTACTTGGCCTCGGAACGAGTGCTAGAGCTGAAGAATCCTCACTGCGGCGAGTCCACGTCCGTACGAACTCAGCAAAACACCTCTTGGTCTTCTTGATCGCCACTATAAGCCTCGTCATGGGCCGCGGAGCACTACTTGCTAGTctacccttttcttttctagcaaGCTTGAGGATCTCTAGCCTGTGTTTGGCTATGGAGATTCCCATGCTTTGAAGAAACTCGTGGTTGAAGTAGAGAATGTCTTCTTCCTCGAGTTCATTGTGAGCAAAGCAAAGACCATACTCGTACACAAGCGAAGGCTCTAGGCCGGTTTTGGATAGCCATGAGAACCAATCCATGATGATGTAGAGTGAGTGCGCAATTGAGTTTGTGTCTGTGTGATGAtttgagaattgagagagagagagagagagaaaaaaaaaagagaatgagGGGGTATGTATAAAATGGGGGATGAGAAGGGAATGTAAAATATAAAGTATAGGGGTGGTGAAGTTGTTGAGGGTGACTTAGACTTGCTTTTGAGGTTTGGGGGTTTCCTTTGATTTTCTTGTAAAATGTAGGTTAGTTGTTAGTTGAAAACTTGAGAGTgactaaagaaaaaggaaaatgtgGTGTGGGGCATCAATGTCCATTATCCTCCAAAATGGGCTATGTGATAACAAACTTTATGGAGTAAGAGCTAAGGCTTCCATGTGAAATGGTAATGCCATAAATCACGGTATGGGAACATAGAAGGGTGCGTGGGTCTTTCCCATTACTAGGGtttgtgcattcatttggtgGAAAGAAAGTGGcataaataggctcaaatttGAGAATTGACAAGTACCCTGGTTTGCAAGCTAGGGATGCAAATCCTCTTTGAAATCCGAGGCATTCAATGTAGATTTGAGTTCTGTTATTGCACTTCAATCAAGGTCGTGAGAACCTTTCGGATAAGAGTTTGAATGAAGTAAAGATAGCACTCTTGCTCTAAGTTAAGCAAAAATGACATCTTTTCGCAAACCATCAAAATATCTAAATTATCTTtcatttatgattttatgagtgATTTCGCAACATATTTGTGATGAGATTTTACATTGAGACATTTTTATACTTTGGAATATTTTGTTAATATTTGAACATTTATGAAGTTTCACGTGTTTTGAAAGTTAAGGATAATTTAGACAATTTATGTGACAAAAAGACTATGTTTGTTGATGTTATGAAATAATATCATCTTTGTCCACTAATCGTGTAACATAAccttttttaattatgttttttcaaaaaatatagGACCCTTAACATATCATACTATCtaacttatttttttcattcatcaccaCTTGGGTGATCATAGTTTGGTTGAACTGAAAGATAATCAACTACAGATTGCTGCCTAACTAAATGAATTACATATGATGGACTGAAATATTTAGAACGTTGGCCTAAATTGCATGACTGCAAAGCACCTACTTAAAATGATTAAAGACCTTTTGAAGTCACCAATTTTactcaatatatcatataattTCCTATTAAACTCAAGACTGCTCAAGAGAATTATTCAATTCACTAAAGCGGTCGTTGTGCCATTTGATTAGTGATCATGAAATCTTGTACAAGCAAAATGTGACATGGGATTGTGCACAGACCTTTTTTCTATACTGAAGAAAATACTTTTGCCAAATCTGTGACGAAT is a window from the Rosa chinensis cultivar Old Blush chromosome 2, RchiOBHm-V2, whole genome shotgun sequence genome containing:
- the LOC112186429 gene encoding uncharacterized protein LOC112186429, whose protein sequence is MDWFSWLSKTGLEPSLVYEYGLCFAHNELEEEDILYFNHEFLQSMGISIAKHRLEILKLARKEKGRLASSAPRPMTRLIVAIKKTKRCFAEFVRTWTRRSEDSSALALVPRPSNYKSRFRGAMLKRNKKLGATKQVQGTRLLLTNGTAGNSPVVVSGQPHGDGFSSPVVYDVRKEEKMDADDDGYWSTGVEEIRWDTMFQDLKPT